The following are encoded together in the Thiobacillus sp. SCUT-2 genome:
- a CDS encoding tetratricopeptide repeat-containing sulfotransferase family protein has product MPTTSPDGLQSALAHARAGNLANAERICTQLLAQPDPQADAFHLLGVIRNIQGRYSEAEPLLGQAIAQQPGIAKYHSNLANALRGLERPEEAEASYRKALALDPDFDDARVNLARLLHAMNRWDAAVAEYEHLVRRHPHDTAARVHLAHLLQSGNRLAEAEAVASAGLLTDPANPGLNLIMAICERRAQQFEQALQRFQHIDASGLDSELASVFHYERGLLYDRLDLVAPAFADFAEANRLQAGLAQQRGIDKVRYTDELDRLARIDVSWLRDLPATASQPPAPVFLIGFPRSGTTLLDQILDSHPQIQTLEEKPIVGLLCDDMDRLVAGRPNGLADLRADERARLRALYHEYVADFLELRPGTLLVDKYPLNLIRLPYILSIFPDARLILALRHPADCVLSGFMHLFAPNDAMANFYTLDDAAALYARVMGLWRRWAEQLPLRYHRVYYEHLVQDLPGEIQPLLDFLGQNWNADMARPHEHAARRGHINTPSHSQVTQPIYRRAAGRWQRYQPWLDNVMETLQPYVDHFGYRDQGEAGG; this is encoded by the coding sequence ATGCCAACCACGTCACCCGACGGCCTGCAGTCAGCCCTGGCCCACGCCCGCGCCGGCAATCTGGCCAACGCCGAGCGCATTTGCACACAGCTGCTCGCCCAGCCAGATCCGCAAGCCGACGCGTTTCATCTACTCGGCGTCATCCGCAACATTCAGGGCCGCTATTCCGAGGCCGAGCCGCTGTTGGGCCAGGCCATCGCCCAGCAGCCCGGCATCGCCAAATACCATTCGAATCTCGCGAACGCCCTGCGCGGCCTCGAACGGCCCGAGGAGGCAGAGGCGAGCTATCGGAAGGCGCTCGCGCTCGACCCCGATTTCGACGACGCGCGCGTCAATCTGGCGCGACTGCTCCACGCCATGAATCGCTGGGACGCGGCCGTCGCCGAGTACGAGCACCTCGTACGCCGCCACCCGCATGACACCGCCGCCCGCGTCCATCTTGCCCATCTGCTGCAATCGGGCAACCGTCTCGCCGAAGCCGAAGCGGTCGCATCGGCAGGCCTGCTGACCGACCCGGCGAACCCCGGCCTGAATCTGATCATGGCGATCTGCGAGCGCCGCGCACAACAATTCGAACAGGCGCTGCAACGCTTCCAGCACATAGACGCGAGCGGACTGGATAGCGAGCTGGCCTCGGTCTTCCACTACGAGCGGGGGCTGCTCTACGACCGGCTCGACCTGGTCGCGCCTGCTTTCGCCGACTTCGCCGAAGCCAATCGCCTGCAGGCCGGGCTCGCCCAGCAGCGCGGCATCGACAAGGTCCGCTACACGGATGAGCTGGACCGACTCGCGCGAATCGATGTGAGCTGGCTGCGCGACCTGCCCGCCACCGCCAGCCAGCCGCCCGCACCGGTTTTCCTGATCGGTTTTCCGCGCTCAGGCACGACCCTGCTCGACCAGATCCTCGACAGCCACCCGCAGATCCAGACGCTGGAGGAAAAGCCCATCGTCGGCCTGCTGTGCGACGACATGGACCGGCTGGTCGCGGGCAGGCCGAACGGCCTCGCAGACCTGCGAGCCGACGAGCGCGCGCGCCTGCGCGCGCTTTACCACGAATACGTGGCCGACTTCCTCGAGCTTCGCCCGGGCACGCTGCTGGTCGACAAATACCCCCTCAACCTGATCCGCCTGCCCTACATCCTGAGCATCTTCCCCGATGCGCGCTTGATCCTCGCCCTGCGCCATCCGGCGGACTGCGTGCTGAGCGGCTTCATGCACCTGTTCGCTCCCAACGATGCGATGGCCAACTTCTACACCCTCGACGACGCGGCCGCCCTTTATGCGCGCGTCATGGGGCTGTGGCGCCGTTGGGCCGAACAACTGCCGCTGCGCTACCACCGCGTTTATTACGAGCATCTGGTGCAGGACCTACCCGGCGAGATCCAGCCCCTGCTGGATTTTCTCGGCCAGAACTGGAACGCGGACATGGCACGCCCACACGAGCATGCCGCACGGCGCGGCCACATCAACACCCCCAGCCATTCGCAGGTCACGCAGCCGATCTACCGACGCGCCGCCGGGCGCTGGCAGCGCTACCAGCCCTGGCTCGACAATGTGATGGAGACGTTGCAGCCTTACGTCGACCATTTCGGCTACAGGGACCAGGGCGAGGCCGGCGGGTAG
- a CDS encoding OsmC family protein, with protein MKARVKLIEGVSFVGQSESGHSVVMDGPPDGGGKNLGVRPMEMLLLGLGGCSAYDVVHILRKGRQAITDCVADLSAERATTDPKVFTKIHLHFTVTGKNLDPRRVEQAVKLSAEKYCSASIMLGKVAEITHDFEVVEG; from the coding sequence ATGAAAGCCCGCGTCAAACTCATCGAAGGCGTCAGCTTCGTCGGCCAGAGCGAATCCGGCCACAGCGTCGTCATGGACGGCCCGCCCGACGGCGGCGGCAAGAACCTCGGCGTGCGGCCGATGGAAATGCTGCTCCTGGGCCTCGGCGGCTGTTCCGCCTACGACGTCGTCCACATCCTGAGGAAGGGCCGCCAGGCGATCACCGACTGCGTCGCCGACCTTTCCGCCGAACGCGCCACGACCGATCCCAAGGTGTTCACGAAGATCCACCTGCACTTCACCGTCACCGGCAAGAACCTCGACCCCAGGCGCGTCGAGCAGGCGGTGAAGCTCTCGGCCGAGAAATATTGCTCGGCCAGCATCATGCTCGGCAAGGTGGCCGAGATCACCCACGATTTCGAGGTGGTGGAGGGGTAA
- a CDS encoding YdcF family protein, which produces MTAWLATDLIALALLPPLSLVILLAAGLFLHRRRPRLAMSLILLSAVALYALSTPWVGGLLEKSLEISRPLDPADLKTADAIVVLGGGRRIDAPEYGGDTLNGLSLERLRYAALLHRSSGLPLLVTGGMPGGGTQPEGRIMQRILQDEYGIAPRWVEDGALTTWDNARRSAPLLAKSGVHRIVLVTHAWHLRRAVPLFEAQGLAVIPAGIQFSSTRIDSPLDLVPTPAGLRDSTFALHEWLGILWYKLRSNF; this is translated from the coding sequence ATGACCGCCTGGCTCGCCACCGACCTGATCGCCCTCGCCCTGCTGCCGCCGCTGTCGCTGGTGATCCTGCTGGCCGCCGGCCTTTTCCTGCATCGTCGCCGCCCCCGCCTGGCCATGTCGCTCATCCTGCTGTCTGCCGTCGCGCTGTATGCCCTGTCCACCCCCTGGGTCGGCGGCCTGCTGGAAAAGAGCCTCGAAATCAGCCGACCGCTCGACCCCGCCGACCTCAAGACGGCCGACGCCATCGTCGTGCTCGGCGGCGGGCGGCGCATCGACGCGCCCGAATACGGCGGCGACACGCTCAACGGACTGAGCCTGGAGCGCCTGCGCTACGCCGCCCTGCTGCACCGCTCCAGCGGCCTGCCCCTGCTCGTCACCGGCGGCATGCCCGGCGGCGGCACGCAGCCCGAAGGCCGCATCATGCAGCGCATCCTTCAGGACGAATACGGCATCGCGCCGCGCTGGGTCGAGGACGGCGCGCTCACCACCTGGGACAACGCGCGGCGGTCGGCGCCGCTGCTGGCGAAAAGCGGCGTGCACCGCATCGTCCTCGTCACCCACGCCTGGCACCTGCGGCGCGCCGTGCCGCTGTTCGAGGCCCAGGGCCTCGCCGTCATCCCGGCGGGCATCCAGTTTTCCAGCACGCGCATCGACTCGCCGCTCGACCTCGTGCCCACGCCCGCCGGCCTGCGCGACAGCACCTTCGCACTGCACGAATGGCTGGGCATTTTGTGGTACAAACTTCGCTCGAATTTCTGA
- the rplM gene encoding 50S ribosomal protein L13, translating into MKTFSAKTHEVKRDWFVVDADNKVLGRLASEIARRLRGKHKPEFTPHVDTGDYIVVVNAAKMRVTGNKELDKKYYRHSGFPGGIYETTFGKMQERFPGRALEKAVKGMLPKGPLGYAMIKKMKIYAGAEHPHEAQQPKPLEINA; encoded by the coding sequence ATGAAAACCTTTTCCGCAAAAACGCATGAAGTCAAACGCGACTGGTTCGTGGTTGACGCCGACAACAAAGTGCTGGGCCGCCTGGCTTCCGAGATTGCCCGCCGTCTGCGCGGCAAGCACAAGCCAGAGTTCACGCCCCACGTCGACACTGGCGATTACATCGTGGTCGTGAACGCCGCCAAGATGCGCGTGACCGGCAACAAGGAACTCGACAAGAAATACTATCGCCATTCGGGTTTCCCCGGGGGCATTTATGAAACGACCTTCGGCAAGATGCAGGAGCGTTTCCCCGGTCGTGCGCTGGAAAAGGCGGTCAAGGGCATGCTGCCCAAGGGCCCGCTCGGCTATGCCATGATCAAGAAGATGAAAATTTACGCGGGCGCGGAACATCCGCACGAGGCTCAGCAGCCCAAGCCCCTCGAAATCAACGCATAA
- the rpsI gene encoding 30S ribosomal protein S9, whose translation MIGNYNYGTGRRKESVARVFIKAGSGKIVVNDKPVDEYFSRETGRMVVRQPLVLTDSLNKFDIMVNVSGGGESGQAGAVRHGITRALIDFSAEMKPVLKAAGLVTRDAREVERKKVGFHKARRRKQFSKR comes from the coding sequence ATGATCGGTAACTACAACTACGGTACGGGTCGTCGCAAGGAATCGGTTGCGCGCGTGTTCATCAAGGCGGGCAGCGGCAAGATCGTCGTCAACGACAAGCCCGTCGACGAGTATTTCTCCCGCGAGACCGGCCGCATGGTCGTGCGCCAGCCGCTGGTGCTGACCGACAGCCTGAACAAGTTCGACATCATGGTGAACGTCTCCGGCGGCGGCGAATCCGGCCAGGCCGGCGCGGTGCGCCACGGCATCACCCGCGCCCTGATCGATTTCTCGGCCGAGATGAAGCCGGTGCTGAAGGCCGCTGGTCTCGTCACCCGCGACGCCCGCGAAGTCGAGCGCAAGAAGGTCGGCTTCCACAAGGCCCGTCGCCGCAAGCAGTTCTCCAAGCGCTGA
- the argC gene encoding N-acetyl-gamma-glutamyl-phosphate reductase — translation MIKVGIVGGTGYTGVELLRLLARHPEVELKAITSRKEAGMPVADMFPNLRGRVKLAFSSPEEAGLEACDVVFFATPNGVAMQQTRALLGAGVKVIDLAADFRIKDLAVWEKWYKMEHACPDLVAEAVYGLPEINRDKIKGARLIANPGCYPTAVQLGFLPLLEAGVADASFLVADAKSGVSGAGRKPETHILFAEAADNFKAYAVAGHRHWPEIKQGLEMFAGREVGFTFVPHLTPLIRGIHATLYARVGTDVDLQALYEKRFAGEAFVDVLPAGSHPETRSVRGANTCRIAVHRPHGGDMVVVLSVIDNLVKGAAGQAVQNMNILFGLPEDVALADVGMLP, via the coding sequence ATGATCAAAGTCGGTATCGTCGGCGGCACGGGCTACACCGGTGTCGAACTGCTGCGCCTGCTGGCGCGTCATCCCGAGGTGGAGTTGAAGGCCATCACCTCGCGCAAGGAAGCCGGGATGCCGGTTGCGGACATGTTCCCCAATCTGCGCGGGCGCGTGAAGCTCGCCTTTTCCTCGCCTGAGGAAGCCGGGCTGGAGGCCTGCGACGTGGTGTTCTTTGCCACCCCCAACGGCGTGGCGATGCAGCAGACCCGCGCGCTGCTCGGCGCCGGCGTCAAGGTGATCGACCTGGCGGCCGACTTCCGCATCAAGGACCTGGCGGTGTGGGAGAAGTGGTACAAGATGGAGCACGCCTGCCCGGATCTCGTCGCCGAGGCGGTCTATGGCCTGCCCGAGATCAACCGCGACAAGATCAAGGGCGCCCGCCTGATCGCCAACCCGGGCTGCTACCCGACCGCGGTGCAACTGGGTTTCCTGCCGCTGCTGGAGGCGGGCGTGGCCGACGCGAGCTTCCTGGTGGCGGACGCCAAGTCGGGCGTGTCGGGCGCCGGGCGCAAGCCGGAAACGCATATCCTGTTCGCCGAGGCGGCGGACAACTTCAAGGCCTACGCCGTCGCCGGCCATCGCCACTGGCCGGAGATCAAGCAGGGGCTGGAGATGTTCGCCGGCAGGGAGGTCGGATTCACCTTCGTGCCGCACCTGACGCCGCTGATCCGCGGCATCCACGCGACCCTCTATGCCAGGGTCGGTACCGACGTCGACCTGCAGGCGCTGTACGAGAAGCGCTTTGCCGGCGAGGCCTTCGTCGACGTGCTGCCGGCCGGCAGCCATCCGGAGACGCGTTCGGTGCGCGGCGCCAATACCTGCCGCATCGCGGTGCACCGGCCGCACGGCGGGGACATGGTGGTGGTGCTGTCGGTGATCGACAACCTGGTCAAGGGGGCGGCCGGCCAGGCGGTGCAGAACATGAACATCCTGTTCGGCCTGCCCGAAGACGTGGCGCTGGCCGACGTGGGCATGCTGCCCTGA
- the erpA gene encoding iron-sulfur cluster insertion protein ErpA translates to MNAATEMESPLIFTDSAAAKVKSLIDEEGNPDLKLRVFVSGGGCSGFQYGFTFDETQNADDTVMVKNGVTLLVDSMSFQYLVGAEIDYSEGLEGAQFVIKNPNAQTTCGCGSSFSA, encoded by the coding sequence ATGAATGCAGCAACCGAAATGGAATCGCCGCTGATCTTTACCGACAGCGCCGCGGCCAAAGTCAAGAGCCTGATCGACGAGGAAGGCAACCCCGACCTGAAACTGCGCGTATTCGTTTCGGGCGGCGGCTGCTCGGGCTTCCAGTACGGCTTCACCTTCGACGAGACGCAGAACGCCGACGACACCGTGATGGTGAAGAACGGCGTCACGCTGCTGGTCGATTCGATGAGCTTCCAGTACCTGGTCGGCGCTGAAATCGACTATTCGGAAGGCCTGGAAGGCGCGCAGTTCGTGATCAAGAACCCGAACGCCCAGACCACCTGCGGTTGCGGTTCGTCGTTCTCCGCCTGA
- a CDS encoding anhydro-N-acetylmuramic acid kinase, with the protein MSETATHEAERYVGLMSGTSLDGVDAVLAEIGPTGPIRLLHSHYLPYPEALRTQLLALHAPQANEIHLAALAANDLARLYADAVNALLGDGARDSVRAIGCHGQTLRHRPADGYTLQIGNAALLAELTGIAVVADFRSRDIAAGGQGAPLVPAFHAHVLRDPVIHRVIANVGGIANVTDLPPTGPVRGWDTGPGNLLLDAWILRHQGAHYDPDGRWAASGRVHPALFDALTDHAYLRQPPPKSAGREQFNLDWLDAVLAGLHEAVAPADVQATLLEFTAVSLADAVRRDCAGARELYVCGGGAHNGALMRRVRARLAGVEVDTTTALGIDPDWMEALAFAWLARQTLHRAPGNLPAVTGARGERVLGAVYPA; encoded by the coding sequence TTGAGCGAAACTGCCACACATGAGGCCGAACGCTACGTCGGCCTCATGTCCGGCACCAGCCTCGACGGCGTCGACGCCGTTCTTGCCGAGATAGGCCCCACGGGCCCGATCCGCCTACTCCACTCCCATTACCTGCCGTATCCCGAGGCGCTGCGCACGCAACTGCTGGCCCTGCACGCGCCGCAGGCGAATGAAATTCACCTGGCCGCCCTCGCCGCCAACGACCTGGCGCGCCTTTACGCGGACGCGGTCAATGCCCTCCTGGGCGACGGCGCGCGGGACAGCGTGCGCGCGATCGGCTGCCATGGCCAGACCCTGCGCCATCGTCCCGCCGACGGCTACACGCTGCAGATCGGCAACGCCGCCTTGCTCGCCGAACTCACCGGCATCGCGGTCGTGGCCGATTTCCGCAGCCGCGACATTGCTGCAGGTGGTCAGGGCGCCCCGCTGGTGCCGGCCTTTCACGCGCACGTATTGCGCGACCCGGTGATTCACCGCGTCATCGCCAATGTCGGCGGCATCGCCAACGTCACCGATCTGCCGCCGACCGGCCCGGTGCGCGGCTGGGACACGGGGCCGGGCAACCTGCTGCTCGATGCCTGGATCCTCCGTCATCAGGGGGCGCATTACGACCCGGACGGCCGCTGGGCAGCCAGTGGCCGCGTCCACCCCGCCCTGTTCGATGCATTGACGGATCACGCCTACCTGCGCCAGCCGCCGCCAAAGAGCGCGGGGCGCGAGCAGTTCAACCTGGACTGGCTGGACGCCGTTCTTGCGGGCCTGCACGAGGCGGTGGCGCCCGCCGACGTACAGGCCACGCTGCTCGAATTCACGGCCGTCAGCCTGGCCGATGCGGTACGGCGCGATTGCGCGGGGGCGCGGGAACTCTATGTCTGCGGCGGCGGCGCCCACAACGGCGCCCTGATGCGGCGCGTCCGCGCCCGCTTGGCCGGGGTCGAGGTCGACACGACCACGGCGCTGGGAATCGACCCGGACTGGATGGAAGCGCTCGCCTTCGCGTGGCTGGCCCGGCAGACCCTGCACCGCGCCCCGGGCAACCTGCCAGCCGTCACCGGCGCCCGCGGTGAACGCGTGCTAGGCGCCGTCTATCCTGCCTGA
- a CDS encoding peptidoglycan DD-metalloendopeptidase family protein, which produces MPLTKLRILTDRMTGAERRLSLRALVALSSLPLFGVVAAFGLAPDTATSNIPPETITEAIALPALANTGNAGTFEREGLIRSGDTLATALQRLKIDDLDIQQLLATSAVRDLATSIRAGKRIRATTSQDGHLLAIRFERGNAPDLTVRRQGDTYVSEQVADATETRVIMRSGRISSSLYGATDSAGIPDKIADKMAEVFSTKMDFREDLRRGDTFSVIYSVTYRNGEPVATGELLAAEFVNAGKTYRAVLYRDPAGREDYYTPNGESLKKGFLRSPLEFSRVTSNFSSSRMHPVLGYARAHTGVDFGAPTGTRVKATGDATVEFAGRRGGYGNLVILRHPSGYETYYGHLSAFAPGIRPGRAVSQGQVIAYVGATGVATGPHLHYEVRIAGKPYNPLTVKLPGSPPLVAAQRARFLQQTASWSDKLGLLRGTNLAALD; this is translated from the coding sequence ATGCCGCTCACCAAACTGAGAATCTTAACCGATCGCATGACTGGAGCGGAACGTCGCCTCAGCCTGCGTGCGCTGGTTGCGCTCTCCAGCCTGCCTCTCTTCGGTGTGGTCGCCGCCTTCGGCCTGGCACCCGACACCGCCACGAGCAACATCCCGCCAGAAACGATCACCGAAGCCATCGCCTTGCCGGCGCTGGCCAACACGGGCAACGCCGGCACATTCGAGCGCGAAGGGCTGATCCGGTCGGGCGACACGCTCGCGACCGCCCTGCAGCGCCTCAAGATCGATGACCTCGACATCCAGCAGCTGCTGGCCACCAGCGCCGTGCGCGACCTGGCTACCAGCATCCGCGCAGGCAAACGCATCCGGGCGACCACCTCGCAGGACGGGCACCTGCTGGCGATCCGCTTCGAACGCGGGAACGCGCCCGATCTGACGGTCCGCCGGCAGGGCGACACCTACGTCTCCGAGCAGGTCGCCGACGCCACGGAAACCCGCGTCATCATGCGCTCCGGACGGATCAGCTCGTCCCTGTATGGCGCCACCGACAGCGCGGGCATCCCCGACAAGATTGCCGACAAGATGGCAGAAGTCTTCTCGACGAAAATGGATTTCCGCGAAGACCTGCGCCGTGGCGACACCTTCTCGGTCATCTATTCCGTCACCTATCGCAACGGCGAGCCGGTTGCCACCGGCGAACTGCTGGCGGCCGAATTCGTCAACGCCGGCAAGACCTACCGGGCCGTGCTCTACCGCGACCCGGCGGGCCGCGAAGACTACTACACGCCCAACGGCGAATCCCTGAAGAAAGGCTTCCTCCGCTCACCGCTGGAATTCTCCCGCGTGACCTCGAACTTCAGCAGTTCGCGCATGCACCCGGTGCTCGGATATGCCCGTGCCCATACCGGCGTCGATTTCGGTGCGCCGACCGGGACACGCGTGAAGGCCACGGGCGACGCCACGGTTGAATTCGCGGGCCGCCGGGGTGGCTACGGCAACCTCGTCATCCTGCGGCATCCGAGCGGCTATGAAACCTACTATGGCCACCTCAGCGCCTTCGCGCCCGGCATTCGCCCGGGCCGTGCGGTGAGCCAAGGCCAGGTGATCGCCTATGTCGGTGCCACCGGCGTGGCGACGGGCCCGCATCTGCACTACGAAGTCCGGATCGCGGGCAAGCCCTACAATCCGCTGACGGTCAAGCTGCCGGGTTCGCCCCCGCTCGTTGCGGCCCAGCGCGCGCGCTTCCTGCAGCAAACCGCAAGCTGGTCCGACAAGCTGGGCCTGCTGCGCGGCACCAACCTCGCCGCGCTCGATTGA
- the tyrS gene encoding tyrosine--tRNA ligase has protein sequence MQDVLQEIKRGADELLVEAELVEKLKAGRPLRIKAGFDPTAPDLHLGHTVLLNKLRQFQQLGHQVIFLIGDFTGMIGDPTGKNTTRPPLTREAVAENAKTYQEQVFKILDPERTEVRFNSEWMEGLGSVGMIRLAATHTVARMLERDDFHKRYNNQQPIAIHEFLYPLIQGYDSVELKADLELGGTDQKFNLLMGRELQKHHAQPPQCILTMPLLEGTDGVNKMSKSLGNYIGINEPPQEIFGKLMSISDDLMWRYVQLLSFESLSTIEGWKHQVAEGANPRNVKVGFAQEIVARFHGKAAADHALAEFEARFQRGALPEDMPEISLSGVDGALAVPQLLKQAGLVVSTSDAIRQIAGGGVRLDGERVADKGVSVPVGATVVAQVGKRKFARVTIV, from the coding sequence ATGCAGGACGTCTTGCAGGAAATCAAGCGCGGTGCCGACGAGCTGCTGGTCGAGGCCGAGCTGGTCGAGAAGCTGAAAGCGGGACGTCCGCTTCGCATCAAGGCCGGGTTTGACCCGACCGCGCCGGATCTTCATCTCGGGCATACCGTCCTCTTGAACAAGTTGCGCCAGTTCCAGCAGCTGGGGCATCAGGTGATCTTCCTGATTGGCGATTTCACCGGCATGATCGGGGATCCCACCGGCAAGAACACCACCCGTCCGCCGTTGACCCGGGAGGCGGTGGCGGAGAACGCCAAGACCTACCAGGAGCAGGTGTTCAAGATTCTCGATCCCGAGCGGACGGAAGTGCGCTTCAATTCCGAATGGATGGAGGGGCTGGGGTCGGTCGGCATGATCCGGTTGGCGGCCACCCACACCGTGGCCCGCATGCTGGAACGGGACGATTTCCACAAGCGCTACAACAACCAGCAGCCGATCGCGATCCACGAATTCCTGTATCCGCTGATCCAGGGCTACGACTCGGTCGAACTGAAGGCAGACCTCGAGCTGGGCGGCACCGACCAGAAATTCAACCTGCTGATGGGGCGCGAACTGCAGAAGCACCATGCGCAACCGCCCCAGTGCATCCTGACCATGCCCCTGCTCGAGGGCACCGATGGCGTCAACAAGATGTCGAAATCGCTGGGCAACTACATCGGCATCAACGAGCCGCCCCAGGAAATCTTCGGCAAGCTGATGTCGATTTCGGACGACCTGATGTGGCGGTACGTCCAGCTGCTTTCGTTCGAATCCTTGTCGACGATCGAGGGCTGGAAGCACCAGGTCGCCGAGGGCGCCAACCCCCGCAACGTCAAGGTCGGCTTCGCCCAGGAGATTGTCGCGCGGTTCCACGGCAAGGCGGCTGCCGACCATGCGCTGGCTGAATTCGAGGCGCGTTTCCAACGGGGGGCCTTGCCGGAGGACATGCCTGAGATCAGCCTCTCCGGCGTCGATGGCGCGCTCGCCGTGCCGCAGCTGCTGAAGCAGGCGGGGCTGGTCGTCAGTACGTCTGACGCCATCCGGCAGATTGCTGGCGGCGGCGTGAGGCTGGACGGTGAACGCGTGGCGGACAAAGGGGTGAGCGTCCCCGTGGGGGCGACCGTGGTGGCCCAGGTGGGCAAGCGAAAATTCGCGCGCGTCACGATTGTTTGA
- a CDS encoding biotin--[acetyl-CoA-carboxylase] ligase — protein sequence MAPVHTRPHKALFPLLRRLSDGRFHSGEALAQSFGLSRASIFNALAQAESMGLVIHAVRGRGYRMPHPVEWLDGEIVGRHLGRHAASYAIHILDSVDSTNNALMAAALAGAADGTLFCVEHQHAGKGRRGRQWHSVVGGSLTFSLLWRFETGLQSLAGLSLAVGLAIARAVNRHSHHVARLKWPNDVLVDYRKLGGILVEVQGDMHGSAFAIVGVGLNCRLGDAQREGVDQAVVDLQEMGVAIGRNQLLADCLLELQRVVDIFRERGFAALRDEWMALDAYAGKTVTLALPDARRVHGVAAGVDGTGAFLLRDAGAATTAFSGGEISLRLGTVR from the coding sequence ATGGCCCCGGTGCACACACGTCCTCACAAGGCGCTGTTCCCTCTCCTGCGTCGGTTGTCAGACGGCCGGTTTCACTCGGGAGAGGCGCTCGCGCAGTCGTTCGGGCTCTCCAGGGCCAGCATCTTCAATGCGCTCGCGCAGGCCGAAAGCATGGGTTTGGTCATTCACGCGGTCCGCGGTCGCGGCTACCGCATGCCCCACCCGGTGGAGTGGCTGGACGGCGAGATCGTCGGCCGTCATCTCGGGCGCCATGCGGCTTCCTATGCGATTCACATCCTCGACAGCGTGGACTCGACGAACAACGCGCTCATGGCTGCCGCGCTGGCTGGCGCGGCCGACGGTACGCTCTTCTGCGTCGAGCATCAACACGCAGGCAAGGGCAGGCGAGGGCGGCAATGGCATTCGGTCGTCGGTGGAAGCCTCACGTTTTCCCTTCTCTGGCGCTTTGAAACGGGCCTTCAGTCGCTGGCGGGATTGAGCCTGGCCGTCGGGCTCGCGATCGCACGCGCGGTCAACAGGCACAGCCACCACGTGGCGCGGCTGAAATGGCCGAACGACGTGCTCGTGGATTACCGCAAACTCGGTGGGATTCTGGTCGAAGTGCAGGGCGATATGCATGGATCCGCCTTCGCCATCGTCGGGGTCGGGCTTAACTGCCGCCTCGGGGACGCCCAGCGCGAGGGCGTCGACCAGGCGGTTGTCGACCTACAGGAGATGGGCGTGGCGATCGGGCGCAACCAGTTGCTGGCCGACTGTCTTCTGGAATTGCAGCGCGTGGTCGACATTTTCCGGGAACGGGGGTTTGCGGCGCTGCGCGACGAGTGGATGGCGCTGGATGCCTACGCGGGCAAGACGGTGACGCTGGCGCTGCCCGATGCGCGGAGGGTGCATGGGGTGGCAGCGGGGGTCGACGGAACGGGCGCCTTTCTCTTGCGTGACGCGGGGGCCGCGACCACGGCCTTCAGCGGAGGCGAGATCAGCCTTCGGCTGGGCACGGTGCGATGA
- a CDS encoding type III pantothenate kinase has protein sequence MLDAGNSTLKWAVVEDGRWSATGRADYTDDGFRAFLEGGARRDMRCIIASVTRAEHERRLAAQLAAARLEATWLKATATFGEVTNGYATPENLGVDRWMALIAARQRTREAVLVVSAGTALTVDALTATGTFVGGVIVPGARLMRQALQAGTARLDDVEGSWQAFPRRTADAVHSGIVAALCGAIEQQRARLAALAGAGPRCFLTGGDASLLAPHLTLAVDQVPELVLEGIERVTRGDDY, from the coding sequence TTGCTCGACGCCGGCAACAGCACCCTGAAATGGGCTGTTGTCGAGGACGGACGATGGTCTGCGACCGGGCGCGCCGATTACACGGACGACGGGTTCCGCGCCTTCCTCGAAGGAGGCGCGCGACGCGACATGCGCTGCATCATCGCCAGCGTGACCCGCGCGGAACATGAACGGCGCCTGGCCGCGCAATTGGCAGCGGCGCGACTCGAGGCAACGTGGCTCAAAGCCACCGCGACCTTTGGCGAGGTCACCAACGGCTATGCGACGCCGGAAAACCTGGGGGTAGACCGGTGGATGGCGCTCATCGCCGCCCGCCAGCGCACGCGCGAGGCCGTTCTGGTGGTTTCCGCAGGCACGGCATTGACGGTCGACGCGCTGACCGCCACGGGCACGTTCGTCGGTGGCGTGATCGTCCCCGGTGCGCGCCTGATGCGACAGGCGTTGCAAGCAGGAACCGCGCGCCTCGACGACGTTGAAGGGAGCTGGCAGGCTTTCCCGCGCCGTACCGCGGATGCGGTGCACAGCGGCATCGTCGCGGCGCTGTGCGGCGCAATCGAGCAGCAGCGTGCGCGTCTGGCGGCCCTGGCGGGGGCGGGCCCGCGCTGTTTTCTGACCGGGGGCGATGCATCATTGCTCGCGCCGCACCTGACGCTCGCGGTCGACCAGGTGCCGGAACTGGTCCTTGAGGGCATCGAGCGCGTAACGAGGGGGGATGACTATTGA